One region of Monomorium pharaonis isolate MP-MQ-018 chromosome 11, ASM1337386v2, whole genome shotgun sequence genomic DNA includes:
- the LOC105839570 gene encoding uncharacterized protein LOC105839570, producing the protein MPYLPPMFPLIFLLAGVNAAGVGEAWQVTPYVKSVYTDRPFRPRLDSSAFEIRTVSGVGRLAPFEESRNVQKRPELTTPGFVEPNALPAETEEALRENKNLQHFQKLLEDLPYGDEETADDVVKNVDIPIQRIFRKTLMMKILHADKENNDNNEQATRGIVQRIRRQAENETSMEKISTTKNVREARQNSPEMRSTAAQPISVEFRHRIPLDQVIQQQQEEEEAAALSSIYRRHQAPRADFVTGQQHRRYPEYRESRDLPITKNYDDYDRMSSWYRNALRERDYEYPSYRRGYSYQYPERYRMERDYYMRPSSDQYYYDRYDRYRDDDFDLYGRNRPTPKPRRIIYYATLPEVVRKPVDLRNYPRYDTSAARTPVLTRPDTHKRVPGNVDPGKYRYRLSYGGYDPYTKRSSYYDRPYSGYPEDDLRRVRVSTKEDLRNDRFGGMNSERKVSNLVAIRDDEAGKLPWPVQIGTEVSIKEDERIPGRKIFGESSIGYERFQSAQLQKAPDATGSSELQSDN; encoded by the coding sequence ATGCCGTATCTACCGCCAATGTTTCCGTTGATCTTCCTGCTGGCTGGAGTCAACGCGGCTGGTGTCGGTGAGGCTTGGCAAGTTACACCATATGTAAAATCAGTCTACACTGATCGTCCATTTCGACCACGATTGGACTCCTCGGCATTCGAGATTCGCACCGTAAGCGGAGTAGGCCGTCTGGCTCCGTTCGAAGAATCACGAAATGTTCAGAAACGTCCGGAGCTTACTACACCGGGTTTCGTGGAACCAAACGCTCTTCCAGCAGAAACAGAGGAAGCCCTTCGCGAGAATAAGAACCTCCAACATTTCCAGAAACTCTTGGAGGACTTACCGTATGGCGATGAAGAGACTGCGGATGACGTCGTCAAAAACGTTGATATACCTATCCAAAGAATTTTTCGAAAGACGCTTATGATGAAAATCCTACACGCAGACAAGGAAAACAATGACAACAACGAACAGGCTACGAGAGGAATCGTACAACGTATTCGTAGGCAAGCGGAGAATGAAACGAGTATGGAGAAGATCTCGACAACAAAAAATGTACGCGAGGCTCGTCAGAATTCTCCCGAAATGCGGTCGACCGCAGCACAACCAATTTCTGTTGAATTTCGTCATCGTATCCCTTTGGACCAGGTGATCCAGCAACAacaagaggaggaagaggccGCGGCTCTGTCCAGCATCTACCGCAGGCATCAGGCACCCCGGGCGGACTTCGTGACGGGTCAGCAACATCGACGCTATCCGGAATATCGAGAGTCTAGGGATCTGCCAATCACTAAGAACTATGACGACTATGATCGAATGTCCTCTTGGTACAGGAACGCGTTACGCGAGAGAGATTACGAGTATCCGTCGTATCGCCGTGGATACAGCTACCAATATCCCGAACGCTACAGGATGGAAAGAGATTATTACATGCGGCCGTCGAGCGATCAGTATTACTACGATCGTTACGATCGTTACAGGGATGATGACTTCGATCTCTACGGCAGAAACCGACCTACGCCAAAGCCTAGACGGATCATTTACTACGCAACTCTACCGGAAGTCGTGAGAAAGCCAGTGGATCTGAGAAATTATCCGCGGTATGACACGAGTGCGGCCAGAACGCCGGTTCTCACGCGACCCGACACCCACAAACGCGTGCCCGGCAACGTTGATCCCGGCAAGTATCGATACAGGTTATCGTATGGTGGTTACGATCCTTATACGAAGAGATCGAGCTATTACGATCGTCCATATTCCGGATATCCCGAAGACGATTTACGACGAGTCAGAGTATCAACCAAGGAGGATTTGAGGAACGACAGATTCGGAGGCATGAACAGCGAGCGGAAAGTGAGCAACCTCGTAGCAATTAGAGATGACGAGGCGGGCAAGCTGCCCTGGCCGGTGCAGATCGGTACGGAGGTTAGCATCAAGGAAGACGAGAGAATCCCCGGCCGAAAGATCTTCGGCGAATCGAGCATCGGTTACGAGAGATTCCAGAGTGCGCAGCTGCAGAAAGCGCCGGACGCGACAGGATCCAGCGAGCTCCAAAGCGACAATTAA